From a region of the Haematobia irritans isolate KBUSLIRL chromosome 4, ASM5000362v1, whole genome shotgun sequence genome:
- the LOC142237266 gene encoding uncharacterized protein LOC142237266 → MAGKEETLPEKDKEITHMTEEKHEKNATQIAVRAEELYGEIYVKRLQAKRLSVVSFKNTAESISSLDDFTLKIFMKNDITSESLKVNGNCETGECNGENDYSKDVILNGPSCENMLPEKKVSDVSPMNSFSLTLKAPPEFEDISVSAKKNDRKLSFRLDDDNNEEQSVYSGSNSSSSSNRKSHMFSGYHYNESHDKNCNEKRLLTGSRYSGVWLSALQCMDGYGTYIYPDGSEYRGYFQRGYFNGYGRLHLASPYNFTFKGTFIDGVLHDIEDMWFDDGLHVMASFRGQTGDFSQWRYCCPKDRRYVSEHIQGIPPVGPLSFLTARKPPRNLQKNQFDVEEGIYNADRELIQHRPLPFNKVKVVACDAEIQWIKDNCRQSSSARFRNLDSSVCQRIIENNLRSERDLREHDLSCNYDQIKQHKRYFAKLYREEGGIKEIQSEDSLGHCFPDTSSHSKSSFSDQSISIDLKDTMNVSDGLNLGRNLERDIGTSDEILYP, encoded by the coding sequence ATGGCAGGGAAAGAAGAAACATTGCCGGAAAAAGATAAGGAAATTACACATATGACAGAAGAAAAACACGAAAAGAACGCAACACAAATCGCAGTGAGGGCGGAGGAATTGTATGGGGAAATATATGTGAAGAGGTTACAGGCCAAACGACTGAGTGTAGTAAGTTTTAAGAATACTGCGGAATCAATATCATCGCTTGACGACTTCACgctgaaaatttttatgaagaacGATATAACATCAGAAAGCTTGAAGGTAAACGGGAACTGTGAAACTGGGGAATGTAATGGGGAAAATGACTATTCGAAAGATGTGATACTAAATGGACCCTCCTGCGAAAATATGCTGCCTGAGAAGAAAGTTTCTGATGTATCTCCCATGAATAGTTTTTCCTTGACCTTAAAAGCCCCACCAgaatttgaagacatttcagttTCCGCCAAAAAGAATGACAGAAAACTCTCTTTTCGTTTGGATGATGACAACAATGAAGAACAATCCGTATACAGTGGTTCAAATTCATCGTCCAGTTCTAATCGAAAATCGCATATGTTTTCTGGTTACCATTATAATGAGAGCCACGATAAAAATTGCAACGAAAAACGTCTACTCACTGGTAGCCGTTATTCTGGTGTTTGGTTGAGTGCCCTTCAGTGTATGGATGGCTATGGCACGTACATTTATCCTGATGGGAGTGAGTATCGAGGTTACTTTCAGCGAGGCTATTTCAATGGTTATGGCCGTCTTCATTTGGCATCGCCATATAACTTCACCTTTAAGGGTACATTCATCGATGGTGTCTTACACGATATCGAAGATATGTGGTTTGACGATGGTCTCCACGTTATGGCTTCCTTTCGTGGCCAGACGGGGGACTTTAGTCAGTGGCGTTATTGTTGCCCTAAAGATAGACGTTATGTCAGTGAACACATCCAAGGTATACCACCAGTGGGACCTCTCTCGTTTTTAACTGCTAGAAAACCTCCTCGAAATCTACAGaaaaatcaatttgatgttGAAGAGGGAATTTATAATGCTGATAGAGAATTAATTCAACATCGTCCTTTGCCTTTCAATAAAGTGAAAGTGGTTGCATGTGATGCTGAAATTCAATGGATTAAAGATAATTGTCGACAATCGTCATCTGCTCGTTTTCGTAATCTCGATTCAAGTGTTTGTCAAAGAATAATTGAGAATAATTTGCGAAGTGAACGAGATCTCCGTGAGCATGATTTGAGTTGCAATTATGATCAAATAAAACAACATAAACGCTATTTTGCTAAATTATACCGAGAAGAAGGTGGAATAAAGGAAATCCAATCAGAAGATTCTTTGGGCCACTGTTTTCCCGATACCTCATCGCAttccaaaagcagtttttccgaTCAAAGTATTTCTATTGATCTTAAAGATACTATGAATGTTAGCGATGGTTTGAATTTGGGCCGAAATCTGGAGAGAGATATTGGAACCAGCGATGAAATTCTCTACCCGTAA